From Aquabacter sp. L1I39, the proteins below share one genomic window:
- a CDS encoding restriction endonuclease subunit S, with product MRDQAKQASQITRSEATVRGLDRIGVTTVPVGWILSSVGKACTIRNELRLPLSLDTRSAMQGTYPYYGPTGILDHLDAFRAEGEFALIGEDGDHFLDAEKKSQTVRVSGRFNVNNHAHLIANGSTCSVDWFFHFFRHRDISHSLTRQGAGRYKLTKRALEDLPVLLPPLPEQRKIAEILRTWDEAIDKLEALRAAKLRRLEALRDALLFKGLRVGEVRRNRPMRRIGEVTRELTARNGDGVLGRNLVMGVTNSRGIVPMREQTVGADIDRYKKLPPRAFAYNPMRINVGSISMNTSNRTVLVSPDYVVFACEEDSMEPDYLDHLRQTRWWLYQINSGGSGSVRQRTYYDDLAALHLPLPDLGEQRDIVKILNTAKADVAVSAELGEALTRQKRGLMQKLLTGEWRVNVETH from the coding sequence ATGCGTGACCAAGCAAAACAAGCGAGCCAAATCACAAGAAGCGAGGCCACTGTGCGAGGTCTAGATCGCATTGGCGTAACCACGGTTCCCGTTGGATGGATTCTTTCCTCTGTAGGAAAGGCTTGCACGATCCGCAACGAACTGCGCTTGCCTCTGTCGCTTGATACCAGATCAGCCATGCAGGGCACGTATCCGTACTATGGACCCACCGGTATCCTAGATCATCTGGATGCATTCCGTGCCGAAGGCGAGTTCGCACTCATTGGCGAGGATGGCGATCATTTCCTCGATGCTGAGAAAAAGAGCCAGACGGTGAGGGTTTCTGGGCGGTTCAACGTCAATAACCATGCCCATTTGATTGCAAACGGAAGCACTTGCTCGGTTGACTGGTTCTTTCACTTTTTTCGTCACCGCGACATATCTCATTCGCTCACCCGTCAAGGCGCAGGGCGATACAAACTTACGAAACGGGCGCTCGAAGATCTTCCGGTTTTGCTTCCTCCACTCCCCGAGCAGCGCAAGATCGCCGAAATCCTGCGGACATGGGACGAGGCCATCGACAAGCTGGAGGCGCTGCGGGCGGCGAAGCTGCGGCGGCTCGAAGCTTTACGTGATGCCCTGCTTTTCAAGGGCTTGAGAGTAGGCGAGGTGCGCCGGAATCGGCCAATGCGCCGGATCGGAGAAGTCACACGCGAGCTGACTGCCCGCAACGGTGATGGGGTACTAGGACGAAACCTCGTGATGGGGGTGACCAACTCACGTGGCATCGTGCCGATGCGCGAGCAGACAGTCGGCGCTGACATTGATCGGTACAAGAAACTACCGCCCCGTGCTTTCGCCTACAATCCCATGCGCATCAACGTTGGCTCCATCTCCATGAATACGAGCAACCGGACGGTGCTCGTCAGTCCAGATTATGTGGTTTTCGCCTGTGAAGAAGATAGCATGGAGCCTGACTATCTCGACCATCTACGCCAAACGCGCTGGTGGCTCTACCAAATCAATAGCGGCGGATCGGGGAGCGTTCGGCAGCGCACCTATTACGACGATTTGGCCGCTCTTCATCTACCATTACCTGACCTTGGCGAGCAGCGAGACATTGTAAAGATCCTGAACACGGCGAAGGCCGATGTAGCTGTGTCAGCCGAGCTCGGCGAAGCCCTCACCCGACAGAAACGCGGCCTGATGCAGAAGCTTCTGACAGGTGAATGGCGCGTCAACGTGGAGACCCACTGA
- a CDS encoding Shedu immune nuclease family protein: MALGFRQHDPERDGTLEVEEVHPNFVEVYFVPPEHSLSAANINPRNVKKYRTKLLDINGQHRFLTIYPINTFGDKSDFLRPKYGQVERITLDRTDIIFPRFDGAVPTEPEGVLDVLEKLPSAFTKDYAYGLGLAKPYRFIIDAVEDLSACSEIVITSDQLTGPDAKDTQIFYISKKDFEQARRTMNSIDSLAQTAARAVKETTAYNIFAERLGVPKLEPKAGRHPYRKLFTAVAQGKEELSEEDQNAVIGALSSHAASIAEEQPEKLAKLRGDIELVTLESLIKRYEEMLGGNLAEGRWQEFFNENPFILNMAFGYPVIKVRDQASVGGRKLSGNGEKITDFLVKNSLTNNTAIFEIKTPQTAILNKTPFRDGVFTPSTDLSGSINQALDQKYQFQKQIAQIKDNTRLYDIESYAVHCCLVIGRAPDDDDRKKSFELFRRNSKDVEIVTFDELLEKLRQLSAFLRVADDSNKSKD; encoded by the coding sequence ATGGCGCTCGGCTTCCGGCAGCATGACCCCGAGCGTGACGGTACCCTTGAGGTCGAGGAGGTTCATCCGAACTTCGTCGAGGTCTATTTCGTACCGCCGGAACACAGTCTCAGCGCGGCCAATATAAACCCAAGGAATGTGAAAAAATACCGGACCAAGCTCCTAGACATCAACGGCCAGCACAGATTTCTGACGATCTATCCGATCAACACTTTCGGCGACAAATCCGACTTCCTGAGGCCCAAATATGGTCAGGTCGAGCGGATCACGCTCGATCGCACGGACATCATCTTTCCGAGGTTCGATGGGGCCGTGCCAACGGAACCCGAAGGTGTGCTCGATGTCCTGGAAAAGCTGCCCTCGGCCTTCACCAAGGACTACGCCTACGGCCTCGGCCTCGCGAAACCGTATCGGTTCATTATCGATGCTGTGGAAGACCTGTCGGCTTGCAGCGAGATCGTCATCACAAGCGATCAACTCACAGGACCAGACGCGAAGGACACCCAAATTTTCTATATCTCGAAGAAAGACTTCGAGCAGGCGAGGCGGACCATGAACAGCATCGATAGCCTCGCTCAGACCGCTGCGCGCGCCGTCAAGGAGACAACGGCGTACAATATTTTCGCTGAGAGGCTTGGCGTGCCGAAGCTTGAGCCGAAGGCAGGCCGGCACCCCTATCGAAAGCTCTTCACCGCGGTGGCGCAGGGCAAGGAAGAACTTTCCGAGGAGGACCAAAACGCTGTTATTGGCGCCCTGAGCAGCCATGCTGCGAGCATCGCCGAAGAGCAGCCGGAGAAACTGGCAAAGCTGCGTGGAGACATTGAGCTTGTAACGCTCGAATCTTTGATCAAAAGATACGAGGAGATGCTCGGTGGGAATCTCGCTGAGGGACGTTGGCAGGAGTTTTTCAACGAGAATCCCTTCATCTTGAACATGGCCTTCGGCTATCCCGTCATCAAAGTGCGCGATCAAGCCTCAGTTGGCGGGCGGAAGCTCTCGGGCAACGGGGAGAAGATCACCGATTTTCTGGTCAAGAACAGCCTGACAAACAACACGGCGATCTTCGAGATTAAGACACCGCAGACAGCGATCCTCAACAAGACGCCTTTTCGCGATGGTGTTTTCACGCCGTCGACCGATCTGTCGGGGTCGATCAATCAGGCACTGGATCAGAAGTACCAGTTTCAGAAGCAGATTGCCCAGATCAAGGACAACACCCGGCTGTATGATATCGAGTCCTATGCCGTGCACTGCTGCCTTGTCATTGGTAGGGCGCCAGATGATGACGACCGAAAAAAGTCCTTCGAGCTATTTCGGCGTAATTCCAAAGACGTGGAAATCGTGACTTTCGATGAGCTGCTCGAAAAACTGAGGCAATTGAGTGCGTTTCTGCGTGTTGCAGATGACTCGAATAAGTCCAAGGACTGA
- a CDS encoding type I restriction endonuclease subunit R, with amino-acid sequence MTFDAAEKHQSQIPALQLLVALGFTPLSQAEAVRLRAGRLRNVVLDDILADQLLQINSFSYRGREYPFDLEDAHEAIRRLKPTPDRQKGLRGTNQDIYDTLVLGTTITKTIQGDSKSYSFRYVDWETPSNNVFHVTAEVSVERTASTQTKRCDIVAYVNGVPLLVIENKRPTESLKKAGSQLIGYQNEDNIPQLFHFAQLLMVMNRVETRYATVGTPRQFWQTWRDEEDREEIIVPLANRPLTAAEADAVFSGDFAFARAHFEALAAEGARAITAQDRTIHAMCRPERLLDLIRRFTVFDGGARKVARHQQFFGIRKAVERVRQFNLDGRRKGGVIWHTQGSGKSLTMVMLGRSLALDKAIPNPRILIVTDRDDLDKQIKDTFKSCELEPARATSGAHLIELIRNRTPLVTTIINKFDTAAKAAEDVDEDANVFVLVDESHRSQTGRHGGHSQFATRMRRLLPKACYLGFTGTPLLKKEKNTLSTFGGLIHKYAIDEAVADGAVVPLLYEGRLVEQQVNGGVIDKWFDKISEGLTPSQKADLKRKFSRMDALSKTGQAIRAKAFDVSEHFRQHWQGTGFKAQLVAPSKAAAVRFKEVLDEIGHVTSEIVISPPDDNEGNEEVDKETKDLVRGFWARMMARYKTEDEYTRQIIDAFKGSGDPEILIVVSKLLTGFDAPRNTVLYVCKSLREHNLLQAIARVNRLYEEGATEKQFGFIIDYEGLLGELDTALTTYSAFEGFDAADLAGTVHDVREEIRKLPQLHDQLWDLFKSVKNKKDMEQFEQFLADEAVRQEFYERLKAFSRCLHISLSSDKLFDVFEEAKIDAMKKDWKQFSELRRSVQLRYQETVDVKEFEPKIQKLLDDHVVAMPAETIIEMVNINDPDALKAVVEETSVSEASRADRIASATRRTITEKMDEDPTFYRSFSELLEEAIRDYRAKRISERDYLKNVVDLASKVARKDRGREVPDAIKGNDDGQAFFGVLEGVLAIDGGKPIAADEVATIALTIIGIIKSHHIVDVWSNDIAQNKMRNAIDDYFFDVLRDERGIELTLEVMDDLELKIMDLARARFPG; translated from the coding sequence ATGACCTTCGATGCCGCCGAGAAGCACCAGTCCCAGATCCCCGCGCTGCAGCTCTTGGTGGCGCTGGGGTTCACGCCGCTTTCCCAAGCGGAAGCTGTGCGCCTCCGCGCCGGTCGTCTGCGCAACGTGGTGCTCGATGACATCCTTGCGGACCAACTCCTGCAGATCAACAGCTTCAGCTACCGCGGCCGGGAGTATCCCTTCGACCTTGAGGATGCGCATGAGGCCATCCGGCGGCTGAAGCCCACGCCTGACCGGCAGAAGGGCCTGCGCGGTACCAACCAGGACATTTACGACACCCTCGTCCTTGGCACGACCATCACCAAGACGATCCAGGGGGACTCGAAGTCCTATTCGTTCCGCTACGTCGATTGGGAAACCCCATCTAACAACGTCTTTCATGTGACGGCCGAAGTTTCTGTCGAGCGGACGGCCAGCACGCAGACCAAGCGGTGTGATATCGTCGCCTATGTGAACGGCGTCCCGTTGCTCGTGATCGAGAACAAGCGGCCGACCGAAAGCCTGAAAAAGGCCGGTAGCCAGCTGATTGGCTATCAGAACGAGGACAACATCCCGCAGCTGTTCCACTTCGCGCAGCTTCTCATGGTGATGAACCGTGTCGAGACGCGCTACGCAACCGTGGGCACGCCGCGGCAGTTCTGGCAGACGTGGCGGGACGAGGAAGACCGCGAAGAGATCATTGTTCCGCTGGCCAATCGACCACTTACGGCGGCGGAGGCGGACGCTGTCTTCTCGGGCGACTTCGCCTTTGCCCGTGCCCATTTTGAAGCTCTGGCGGCCGAGGGTGCGCGCGCGATCACCGCGCAGGACCGCACAATCCATGCGATGTGCCGGCCGGAACGCCTGCTGGACCTGATCCGTCGTTTCACGGTTTTCGATGGCGGCGCACGCAAGGTCGCGCGCCACCAGCAGTTCTTCGGGATCCGCAAGGCTGTCGAACGCGTCCGCCAGTTCAATCTGGATGGCCGCCGCAAGGGTGGCGTGATCTGGCACACCCAAGGGTCGGGCAAGTCGCTGACCATGGTGATGCTGGGGCGCTCTCTCGCGCTCGACAAAGCCATCCCCAATCCACGCATCCTGATCGTCACTGACCGCGACGATCTCGACAAGCAGATCAAGGATACGTTCAAGTCCTGCGAACTGGAACCCGCGCGTGCTACCAGCGGCGCTCATCTGATCGAGCTGATCCGAAACCGGACCCCCCTCGTGACGACCATCATCAACAAGTTCGATACGGCCGCCAAAGCTGCCGAGGACGTCGACGAGGATGCCAACGTGTTCGTGCTAGTCGACGAGAGCCATCGCTCGCAAACCGGCCGGCATGGGGGGCACAGCCAATTCGCCACGCGAATGCGCCGGCTGCTACCGAAGGCCTGCTATCTGGGCTTCACCGGAACGCCGCTCCTGAAGAAGGAGAAAAATACCCTCTCGACCTTCGGAGGCCTCATCCACAAATACGCGATCGACGAAGCCGTTGCTGACGGAGCTGTTGTGCCGCTCCTCTATGAGGGACGGCTTGTCGAGCAGCAGGTCAATGGCGGCGTGATCGACAAGTGGTTCGACAAGATCAGCGAGGGCTTGACCCCCAGCCAGAAGGCCGACCTCAAGCGCAAGTTTTCCCGCATGGACGCGCTCTCAAAGACGGGCCAGGCGATCCGGGCGAAGGCTTTCGATGTCTCGGAGCACTTCCGCCAGCACTGGCAAGGCACGGGATTCAAGGCGCAGCTTGTGGCGCCGTCCAAGGCAGCGGCCGTCCGCTTCAAGGAGGTGCTCGACGAGATTGGGCACGTCACCAGCGAAATCGTCATCTCGCCGCCCGATGATAACGAGGGCAACGAGGAGGTCGACAAGGAAACGAAGGACCTCGTGCGCGGGTTCTGGGCGCGGATGATGGCCCGGTACAAGACCGAGGACGAATACACCCGCCAGATCATCGATGCATTCAAGGGATCTGGCGATCCGGAGATACTCATCGTCGTGTCGAAGTTGCTGACGGGGTTCGATGCCCCGCGCAATACCGTGCTCTATGTGTGCAAGTCGCTGCGCGAACATAACCTGCTTCAGGCGATCGCCCGTGTGAACCGGCTCTACGAAGAAGGCGCGACCGAGAAACAGTTCGGCTTCATCATCGACTACGAGGGGCTGCTCGGAGAACTTGACACGGCGCTGACGACCTACAGCGCCTTCGAGGGCTTCGACGCCGCCGATCTCGCCGGCACGGTCCACGATGTGCGCGAGGAAATCCGGAAGCTGCCTCAGCTGCACGATCAGCTCTGGGACCTGTTCAAGTCGGTCAAGAACAAGAAGGACATGGAGCAGTTCGAACAGTTCCTGGCCGATGAGGCGGTCCGGCAGGAGTTCTATGAACGACTGAAGGCGTTCAGCCGCTGCCTCCATATCTCGCTGTCGTCGGACAAGCTCTTCGACGTCTTCGAAGAGGCGAAGATCGACGCCATGAAGAAGGACTGGAAGCAGTTCTCCGAGCTACGGCGCTCGGTCCAGCTGCGCTACCAGGAGACCGTCGACGTCAAGGAGTTCGAGCCGAAGATCCAGAAGCTGCTCGACGACCATGTGGTTGCCATGCCGGCCGAGACGATCATCGAGATGGTCAACATCAACGACCCGGACGCGCTGAAAGCGGTGGTGGAGGAGACGAGCGTCTCCGAGGCGTCGAGGGCGGACCGGATCGCCAGCGCGACGCGCCGGACCATCACCGAAAAGATGGACGAGGACCCGACCTTCTACCGCAGCTTCTCGGAATTGCTGGAGGAAGCCATCCGCGACTATCGGGCCAAACGGATTTCTGAGCGCGATTACCTCAAGAACGTGGTCGATCTGGCCAGCAAGGTTGCCCGCAAGGATCGGGGGCGCGAGGTGCCGGATGCGATTAAGGGTAACGACGATGGGCAGGCGTTCTTCGGGGTCCTTGAAGGCGTGCTCGCGATCGACGGCGGTAAACCGATCGCGGCAGATGAGGTTGCCACCATTGCGCTCACGATCATCGGCATCATCAAGTCACATCACATCGTCGACGTCTGGTCCAACGACATCGCTCAGAACAAGATGCGCAACGCCATCGACGATTATTTCTTTGATGTCCTTCGCGATGAGCGAGGAATCGAACTGACGCTTGAGGTGATGGACGATCTTGAACTCAAGATCATGGACTTGGCCCGAGCGCGTTTTCCTGGATGA
- a CDS encoding M48 family metallopeptidase, producing the protein MKAVRHSVKYGEHSIDFLIVRRDRTTLEIAVEPDASVVVAAPQDALLAAIEEKVRKRAAWIRRQQRYFIQFLPRTPDRQYVAGETHLYLGRQYRLKVVPHVQATVKLVRGFIVVQTHRPERTEVTRELMEVWYRERAHAKFGERLEVNLLRFPAPEDFRPRGLIVRQLRQRWGSMSPRCRLLLNRRLIQAPLHAIDYVITHELCHIAVPHHGPEFFELLSRVLPDWRERKQKLEALMA; encoded by the coding sequence ATGAAGGCGGTGCGACACAGCGTCAAATATGGTGAACACAGCATCGACTTCTTGATCGTGCGTCGGGACCGGACGACGCTGGAAATCGCCGTAGAACCCGATGCCTCTGTTGTGGTGGCTGCTCCACAGGATGCTCTACTGGCAGCTATCGAGGAGAAAGTGCGGAAGCGCGCCGCGTGGATCCGGCGCCAGCAGAGATACTTCATCCAATTTCTTCCACGCACCCCAGATCGCCAATATGTGGCTGGCGAGACCCATCTCTACCTCGGACGCCAGTATCGGTTGAAGGTAGTGCCGCACGTTCAAGCGACGGTGAAGCTCGTTCGTGGCTTCATCGTGGTCCAAACGCATAGGCCCGAGAGGACGGAGGTCACGCGTGAGCTTATGGAGGTTTGGTATCGAGAGCGGGCGCATGCGAAATTTGGTGAACGCCTTGAAGTCAATCTTCTGCGCTTTCCGGCGCCTGAGGACTTTCGGCCAAGAGGGTTGATTGTCCGCCAGTTGCGGCAGCGATGGGGTTCGATGTCACCTAGATGTCGTTTATTACTCAATCGACGACTAATCCAGGCTCCGCTGCATGCTATCGATTACGTCATTACTCACGAACTGTGCCACATCGCCGTGCCGCATCACGGGCCGGAATTCTTCGAGCTATTGAGTCGCGTGTTACCCGATTGGCGTGAGCGCAAGCAAAAGCTCGAGGCTCTCATGGCCTGA
- a CDS encoding HAD family hydrolase gives MAIAYDFDGTLADGNMQEHQFLPDIGMKPAAFWAEVKRLTKEHQADEVLVYMNLMLRKAAAAGVPVRRDDFKARGKAIQLFEGVEDWFDRISGYGRAQGVRITHYLISSGNAEIFAGTPIASKFAQVYASKFMFDENGVAAWPALAVNYTTKTQYLFRINKGAFDLSDNSKVNQFVEKRDRPVPFENMVFIGDGSTDIPCFRLVKEQGGLSVAVFKPHTKGARGKADNYIKDGRVHCAVPAVYTDGSELDRVIKANINAVATRAALSGLLAEGPQ, from the coding sequence ATGGCGATCGCCTACGACTTCGATGGCACGCTGGCTGACGGCAACATGCAGGAACATCAGTTCCTGCCCGACATCGGCATGAAACCGGCTGCGTTTTGGGCCGAGGTCAAGCGTCTGACGAAGGAGCATCAGGCCGATGAAGTGCTCGTCTACATGAACCTGATGCTGCGCAAGGCCGCGGCCGCCGGCGTTCCGGTCAGGCGCGACGACTTTAAGGCGCGGGGTAAGGCGATCCAGTTGTTCGAGGGGGTCGAAGACTGGTTCGACCGCATCAGCGGTTACGGCAGAGCGCAGGGCGTCCGCATCACTCACTATCTCATCTCGTCAGGGAATGCCGAGATTTTCGCCGGAACGCCGATCGCCTCGAAGTTCGCGCAGGTTTATGCGTCGAAATTTATGTTTGACGAAAACGGCGTGGCCGCGTGGCCGGCGCTTGCCGTCAACTACACGACAAAGACGCAGTACCTGTTCCGCATCAACAAGGGCGCCTTCGACCTCAGCGACAACAGCAAGGTCAACCAGTTCGTCGAGAAGCGTGACAGACCCGTGCCCTTTGAGAACATGGTGTTCATCGGCGACGGCTCGACTGACATTCCGTGTTTTCGACTCGTGAAGGAACAGGGCGGCCTTTCGGTCGCCGTGTTCAAGCCCCACACCAAGGGCGCGCGGGGCAAGGCCGACAACTACATCAAGGATGGCCGAGTGCACTGCGCCGTGCCCGCAGTCTACACGGACGGCAGTGAACTTGATCGCGTCATCAAGGCGAACATCAACGCCGTCGCGACACGCGCGGCGCTGTCCGGGCTGCTTGCTGAGGGCCCGCAATGA
- the traA gene encoding Ti-type conjugative transfer relaxase TraA: MIVECLPKCCKGERLAELDIDARIDHRSLEAQGIALEPQSQIGAPAQRIEREGIESADRAELHREIARGNGARIIADPSLALDAITHQQSTFTRRDLARFAHRHSDGIEQFNEVMAAMGRAPDLVELGKDGRGEDRFTTGRMIEVEQRLHRAAGLMAERERHVVKDIEREAALQRAEQRGLVLSSEQSDALAHITGTRDLGIVVGYAGTGKSAMLGVAREAWEAAGLEVRGVALSGIAAENLESGSGIASRTIASLEHGWGQGRDLLTSRDVLVIDEAGMIGTRQLELLLSHAADAGAKVVLVGDPQQLQSIEAGAAFRSLVERHGGAEISEVRRQREDWQRDATRDLATGKIDEAIQAYERNGMVHAAHTREQARGELIERWDRDRQATPDRSRIILTHTNDEVRTLNRAARARMREAGDLGEEVRVTVERGARSFARGDRVMFLQNERGLGVKNGTLGTLEEVSAQSMSVRIDDGRSVAFDLKDYDRIDHGYAATIHKAQGMTVDRTHVLATPGLDAHSSYVALSRHRDGMELHYGRDDFADGDRLVRTLSRERAKDMASDYPRSDPAQDYAERRSITFRQRVVEIVRKVPEKLRDLVDTLRPSVEIAQEAPALREEPGNRVRPIAQEPPEDPEAVLRQARTRALVRHARAWDAILSTADGTGQGTPEQIRELSDARKAFEELRPHGWRDAEAAYEKNPELVHEATGGKLNRTIRALQLETEIRTDPERRAGQFVERWKKLDQQRHRQYSDGDYSGYKATRVQMSDMARSLERDPQLESLLAARRKELGISLDTGRSLGRELAHSHGIDFDRSRGLGL, from the coding sequence ATGATAGTTGAGTGCCTACCGAAATGCTGTAAGGGTGAGCGCCTCGCGGAGCTCGATATCGACGCGCGCATCGATCATCGCAGCCTGGAAGCACAGGGCATCGCGCTGGAGCCGCAGAGCCAGATCGGCGCGCCCGCGCAACGCATCGAAAGAGAGGGGATCGAGTCCGCCGATCGGGCAGAGCTGCACCGCGAGATCGCGCGCGGCAATGGTGCGCGGATCATCGCTGATCCGTCGCTGGCACTGGATGCCATCACCCATCAGCAATCGACGTTCACCCGGCGCGATTTGGCGCGCTTCGCGCACCGTCACAGCGACGGCATCGAGCAGTTCAATGAGGTAATGGCCGCGATGGGTCGCGCGCCCGATCTCGTCGAGCTCGGCAAGGACGGACGCGGCGAAGACCGCTTCACCACCGGCCGGATGATCGAGGTCGAGCAGCGTCTGCACAGGGCTGCCGGGCTCATGGCGGAACGCGAGCGCCATGTCGTAAAGGATATAGAGAGGGAGGCGGCTCTTCAGCGTGCTGAGCAGCGTGGCCTTGTTCTCTCGAGCGAGCAGTCTGATGCGCTGGCACACATCACAGGCACGCGCGATCTCGGCATAGTCGTCGGTTATGCCGGGACGGGGAAGAGCGCCATGCTGGGTGTCGCGCGTGAGGCCTGGGAGGCGGCGGGCCTGGAGGTTCGCGGCGTCGCGCTGTCCGGTATCGCGGCGGAGAATCTGGAGAGCGGATCGGGCATCGCATCCCGCACCATCGCCAGTCTGGAACATGGCTGGGGGCAGGGCCGGGATCTGCTCACCTCACGCGATGTTCTGGTGATCGACGAGGCCGGCATGATCGGCACGCGCCAGTTGGAGCTCTTGCTCTCCCATGCCGCGGATGCCGGCGCCAAGGTCGTGCTGGTCGGCGATCCGCAGCAGTTGCAATCGATCGAGGCGGGCGCCGCCTTCCGCTCGCTGGTTGAGCGCCATGGCGGCGCGGAAATCAGCGAGGTACGCCGCCAAAGGGAGGATTGGCAGCGCGACGCCACGCGCGACTTGGCGACTGGCAAGATCGACGAGGCCATCCAGGCCTATGAGAGGAATGGCATGGTCCATGCCGCTCATACGCGGGAGCAGGCGCGGGGCGAGCTTATCGAGCGTTGGGACCGCGACCGGCAGGCTACCCCTGACCGCAGCCGCATCATCCTCACCCATACCAATGACGAGGTACGCACCCTCAACCGGGCCGCCCGCGCGCGGATGCGGGAGGCCGGCGATCTCGGCGAGGAGGTGCGCGTAACCGTCGAGCGCGGCGCGCGTTCCTTCGCCCGCGGCGACCGTGTGATGTTCCTACAGAACGAGCGCGGGCTCGGGGTGAAGAACGGCACGCTCGGCACCCTCGAAGAGGTCAGCGCGCAGTCGATGTCCGTGCGTATTGATGATGGCCGATCCGTCGCCTTCGACTTGAAGGACTACGACCGCATCGACCATGGCTATGCCGCCACCATCCACAAGGCGCAGGGCATGACCGTGGACCGCACCCATGTGCTGGCCACGCCCGGCCTGGATGCCCATTCCAGCTATGTTGCGCTGTCGCGCCATCGTGACGGCATGGAGCTGCACTATGGCCGCGACGACTTCGCGGATGGCGACCGGCTGGTGCGCACCCTGTCGCGTGAACGGGCCAAGGACATGGCGTCGGACTATCCGCGCTCCGATCCGGCGCAGGACTATGCCGAGCGCCGCAGCATCACCTTCCGCCAGCGTGTCGTCGAGATCGTGCGCAAGGTCCCGGAAAAGCTGCGAGACCTCGTCGACACGCTCAGGCCGTCCGTAGAAATTGCACAGGAAGCACCAGCCCTGCGCGAGGAGCCAGGAAACAGAGTCAGGCCTATCGCCCAGGAGCCTCCCGAAGATCCGGAGGCGGTGCTGCGGCAAGCGCGAACCCGCGCGCTCGTCCGGCATGCCCGCGCGTGGGACGCGATCCTCTCTACGGCCGACGGGACCGGCCAGGGGACGCCCGAGCAGATTCGCGAGCTCTCTGACGCCCGCAAGGCCTTCGAGGAGCTACGTCCTCATGGCTGGCGGGACGCGGAAGCGGCCTATGAGAAGAACCCGGAGTTGGTGCACGAGGCGACCGGCGGCAAGCTCAATCGCACCATTCGCGCCCTCCAGCTTGAAACGGAAATCCGCACCGATCCGGAGCGCCGCGCCGGTCAATTTGTCGAGCGCTGGAAGAAGCTCGACCAGCAGCGTCACCGCCAGTACAGCGACGGCGATTACTCCGGCTACAAGGCCACCCGCGTCCAGATGAGCGACATGGCGCGGAGCCTGGAGCGCGACCCGCAACTCGAATCCTTGCTCGCAGCTCGCAGGAAGGAACTCGGCATCAGCCTCGACACAGGCCGCAGTCTTGGTCGCGAACTGGCCCACAGCCACGGCATCGACTTCGACCGCAGCCGTGGTCTTGGACTCTAG
- a CDS encoding conjugal transfer protein TraD: MRTWQVERRRRTRHLIELGGLVVKAGIVDLTADDRAMIYGALLWMAEKLQSDERDKALALWAAKGNEAFEAERHGEILAPLRTGTVEHD, translated from the coding sequence ATGCGCACCTGGCAGGTCGAGCGTCGCAGGCGGACGCGGCATCTGATCGAACTCGGCGGCCTCGTGGTTAAGGCCGGGATCGTGGACCTGACCGCCGATGATCGAGCCATGATCTACGGCGCGCTGCTCTGGATGGCCGAAAAGCTCCAAAGCGATGAGCGCGACAAGGCGCTGGCGCTGTGGGCTGCGAAGGGAAATGAGGCGTTCGAGGCTGAACGTCACGGCGAAATTCTCGCCCCGCTCCGGACTGGCACCGTGGAGCATGACTGA
- a CDS encoding conjugal transfer protein TraD gives MRKPRDFDTELKALEDRARDLKARKVQQLGELVISTGADALSADELAGALIVLAETKDAGKREAWAKRGAAFFQGRTRRTAPASDRDVGGTQPQPGGAQPASGSASTE, from the coding sequence ATGCGCAAGCCACGGGACTTCGATACGGAGCTGAAGGCGCTGGAGGACAGGGCGCGAGATCTGAAAGCTCGCAAAGTGCAGCAACTCGGCGAGTTGGTCATCTCGACAGGAGCCGACGCGCTGAGCGCCGACGAACTGGCGGGCGCGCTGATCGTGCTGGCCGAAACCAAGGACGCCGGAAAGAGGGAGGCATGGGCCAAGCGCGGGGCCGCGTTCTTTCAGGGGCGGACACGCCGAACTGCACCAGCGTCTGACCGCGACGTTGGTGGCACTCAACCGCAACCGGGCGGCGCGCAACCGGCATCAGGGAGCGCAAGCACGGAATGA
- a CDS encoding helix-turn-helix transcriptional regulator, which yields MQTPERIIRLKTVLTRTGLSRSTIYRKIAEGTFPAQLKISTNGAGWRESDINRWVADPPRWRATND from the coding sequence ATGCAGACACCAGAGCGTATCATCCGCCTCAAGACCGTCCTTACCCGCACCGGCCTATCCCGTTCCACCATCTACCGCAAGATCGCCGAGGGCACTTTCCCTGCCCAACTGAAGATCAGCACAAACGGTGCCGGCTGGCGGGAATCCGACATCAACCGATGGGTTGCTGATCCGCCCCGATGGCGGGCCACCAATGACTGA